Below is a window of Ischnura elegans chromosome 1, ioIscEleg1.1, whole genome shotgun sequence DNA.
attccaaaatttcaccttcgacctgaagatgctgactgcaatgtcagcaaaaccgttgtcattaaaacacaacaaacgcggtgaaaacctgAATAGAATTgaaagatcatctaatcaacacagcgaaaatcttcgaacctacatcaCCCACCCTATAGTCTGGActtggccccctgtgacttttacCTGTTCACTATATGAAAGAACGTTTTGCCGGAAGGCAATTTAGCTCTGACAAAGAGGTGAAAGATGAATTTCATCATGGCAGCGAGCTGGTAAGATATGGGTTTACAAAAACTGTCACAACGTTTACAAAAATGCATCGACCTAAATGgcgattatgtagaaaagtaggtAGTTGATCAATCTTTAAAATGATGTATAtatcatagaaaataaatagttttttacccttgaagaaagatctgaggttttcccggcgtatgatgttgttgaagtttattcgggattgccaccggataaggttctccatctctaaCCTAAAGCTCTCTCTAGCGCTAAAACCCTGAAGGCGCTCCACCTTCACCTGGCAACTACGCTCTCACCGTTGGATTGGGAGTATATTGACCGAGCTACGATAGCCATGGGGGAGTTACTCCTCCTCAAAGACACGGAGAgacataaaaagaaatttaacaacCTGACGACCTCCAAGACGACGACTCCGCCTCCTGATCCTAATCGGCTGGTGATCAACCTCAGCAACCAGAGTATTGACGAGCCCACCATCTCAGTCCTATCCAAGGGACTCAACTTCGCTCCAGCTCCGAGATACATACCATATTGTGATATTATTGCGGGTGTCGAACCTGCCGTAAGAAAACTTCCCGTTGACCTAGCGGAAGAGGTGAGGGCGGAAATTTCCATGGCCCTGAAGAGGGCCAAATTACCGAAAGCAAACATCAGCAGAAGTGAGCAAGCCGCCATTCGTGCGCTGCAGAGGAACAAGGCGATTAAAGTTTTGCCAGCTGACAAGGGAAACGCTACCGTCCTGATGAACTCTGAAGATTACCACCAAAAGATACTGGATATTCTACGGGACCAGGCATACAGGAAAATTCACCGCGATCCCACAGAGTCCGTCACCCGGAAAACGATCGAATTGATCAAGAGTTGCGGCCTCCCCACGGACACCGCCAAGAATCTGCATCCTCCAGCACCCGCACCTCCAAGACTTTACGGCCTGCCAAAGATCCACAAGGATGGCGCGCCTCTGAGGCCAATCGTGAGCGCCATTGGATCACCCACCTATAACCTGGCGAAATTTCTCACGAACATCTTATCACCGCATGTAGGCAACTGTGATCACCACATCAAGAATTCATCAGAGTTTGTGAAGACCCTTGCAGATTTTCAACTTGGTGAAGACGACATAAtgatatagtccaggaaatgaagctcataaaagtgaaaaaccttgcaattttttcaaactgaatcgatttgcaccaaaatttgggattagactaattataccccctacttcaaaatctatactatgccgaagggcgctttttatttttaaggggtgaaaactacccctaaaagctggaacttaaaaaattattttttaaacctaaatacgtgtaaaatttagtttaaattatttgtataatttttttttatgtatggaaaataattttaaggcgtttcaacccataataatcaacccttattgggggttaatgtaaaaaagaattttcaaactgaatctatttgcataaaaatttgtgattatactaatcatacctcctttaaaatttttttcaaaccgaatcgatttgcacaaatatttgggattagactaatcatacccccttcttcaaaatctatactatgccgaagggccctttttatttttaaggagtgaaaactacccctaaaagctggaacttaaaaaattattttttaaagctaaatacgtgtaaaatttagtttaaattatttgtataattatttctttatgcatggaaaataattttaaggcgtttcaacccataataatcaacccttattgggggttaatataaaaaaaattatttaccataaaaataaaaattattcatcacattgtatcttcttattcactttcttactccttttattatgtattcactcttttctctcatgattttaatcacagcacagaaaagatataagaataggataaacagaacaaacttcgtcatggtaacataaacaaataaatgtacatttatgtagacattacatgaaacacagtCAAACGGAGACTgcatggcttccagtcttcccaccacatgcatgctcacaggtcactgtgagcgagagcacacatactcacatatgcgtatgtatatatacatcttatgggtatgtgtgtttattttgtagcaaatttgagtgtatcgttagcttctaacgtaaagtacacaaagcatatgctgattatgaggaatattatgctctgaattgtggatttcgaatttttcgaaaataaatttgattggtatttcaaacatagctcctttattttttatgatagaaagttcatttaaattgtattttgtagggtttttattgactacaaggtcatgtgaattaaatttttttcgagtcattaattttgaaaggggagggatttaagggtttaaataaggtggagatcccttggaaatagaggttttaattatcaatatctcaccaaatatttattgtgcagaaaattaaaacacaccaaaatattttaaaataaagaagctataattttttactcctgcatttttttcatatctccagttattttggagttattttgaaagaaagagcatttttaacgaaattgtagaaaatgagttttcactttttcctccaattttttcaaaatttagagttgtaaattaaaaaaacttctaggatcaattaaaaatgcttaaataaagagaaatactgaagggcattgatcaatgttgtctagtgtggtaataaggagttgttttcactgattttttcgcacaaaaaagtagggactgatcttatttttaatcataactcgctcaaatttcatgataaaaaatattttttctcattataagaaagttttttaaaaacacttttaaacagattacataatttttcctcgaaaattacatttttcccgctatttggtattgaatatttcaaatttagcgtatgaaaaacaatagataaccatcaacaagttgtagctcggtccgaattggtcataaaggaaatataaaataagatttttatttaattttttacaagctacagttttgtaattcacaatttcctaataaaattaatacttttcaagttatttgcctataatcgattaaaatcgttgattttttcgtcaaaaaactgttactttcaatcgcaaataactcgaaaaatattaattttacgcaaaaaatgtaaataacattttattcttagaatttatttttctattgattcctgtggtcaaaatataataaaattttccacccccgagatggggtggaaaccacccccagggtaaaagcgcccgtcgggttggtatagattttgattcttggtatattccctacttattgtgaaaatttcaagaaaatcgattcagtttgaaaaaattgcaagccaaaatgcttcatttcctggactaataagTCTTGACGTAGTGCCTCTACGGGATACGCTGAGTCTGCTGGAGTCCAAGTTTGAAAGTGACACGATGAAACTTTTTCATCACGCATTAACGACTACATATTTCAAGTACGATGGAGAATTCTACGAGCAAGCCGATGGAGTCGCCATGGGATCATTACTCTCCCCGCTAATTGCAAACTTCTTCATGGAGGACTTCGAGGAAAAGGCTCTCGCCACCGTCCCCCTGCGGCCGAAATGTTTTTTCCGGTACGTTGATGATACCTTCATCGTTTGGCCACACGGACCGGATACGCTCAACCAATTTTTAGATCATATGAATAGCCAGCACCCCAATATTGAGTTCGCCATGGAGACGGAAAAAGACAACAGGATACCCTTCCTTGACATACTCATCTATCGGAAGGGAAATGGAAGATTAGGACATAGCGTGTATCGGAAGCCGACCCACACCGACCTCTATCTTAACGGTCGAAGTCATCATCATCCTTCCCAAAAGGCAGCAGTCATGTCCACCCTTATCCATCGGGCCAAATCAATTTGTGACTCAGAGAGTCTCCCCAAGGAGTTACTTCATCTGAAGAAGACCTTCCAACAGAATGGCCACAACGGAAGAGACATTTCCAAGGCCCTGAAAAGGGCCTTCACCATCCACAACACCGCCAccaaagaagaaggagaaaaaccaatagcatttgctGGCCTACCTTTCGTCTCGACCGTCTCATGCAAAATTGCTAGAATACTCAAGAGGCCTGTGGGGTTTCCTTTGGAGCAACTTTATGTCAAAACCAAAGTTGTGGATAATTTTTTGTAGTCATTTTCTTGGGACTCTGTCGTGTGTGTTGTTTTCTTGATGATAAAAGTCCACCAGctgctggcatcttcaggttgaattaatagggtggtttcctcatCTGATTTTACAATCTTGAGTTGTTACCTACCCGGATGGTCcattcaattgtattaggctcaactatgtggaaattaatacatgaaaatgaaaagcagACTTTGTTGATTTCCATAGATTTATTTCGTCCATACGACATGTTtggaaccatagaggtcattatcaagtacaaaaatttttaatgtttgtgggggggaggggaaggtgctgGGTTGGAAACTCCTAGTGGGGGttgtattgagaattgagaaaacaacCTTTGGAGGACTGCACTGGTgagacggagggagggggggggggggttggttgACTCGAAAGGGTTTTCCTGTGAGTCGGGGTTAAGGAAGAGGTAGGTAATTAGAGGGTGTGGAGTGGGGTGGTAGGGTCCTAGATTTTTGTCCATCGGTGATGTTAAGGGATTTTGTGGGAGTGGGGAAAACCTTTCAGCAGTCACATTTTGCGAAAAATGTTTGAGGAGAAAATCATGAAAGCGACTTTGTATCGGAGATACTACATTTAGAGAAGAAAGGGAGGAAATTGGACAAAATGGAAGAGCTAGAAATAAGGAGGAATATGGCCAACGGTCAATTACTTAGCAACATCCTTTTTAAAAGGTTTACCCCACTCCTACAAGTGTCCCTTAACATCATGGATGGACAAAAATCCAGAACCCTACCACCCCACTCCACACCCTCTAATTACCTACCTCTTCCTTAACCCTGACTCACGGGAAAACCCTTTCGAGTcaaccaacccccccccccctccctccgtctcACCAGCACAGTCCTCAAATGgttgttttctcaattctcaatacaacccccacttggggtttccaacccagcaccttcccctcccccaccctcctgacacccactccttccactctttcccccaaCCCCTTCAAGGAGTATATTTATGTTTgcttgatattaaaaatttttgtacttgataatgacctctatggttcgaaacatgtcgtacggacgaaataaatctgtggaaatcaacaaagtctccttttcattttcgtaccTGGATGGTGTTGACCATAGAGTTGTCCATGGTGGGGATGATTTTCTCTTCCTGgtattttgtagtttgtatgGGTCATTGCTGTTAAAAtggctgtatttttttattatctcaatgTTCTTGCATATTACTGTGGGGTAATGTAGTAGTTTTCATGATGTGTAGTAATTTAATGCCACTGATATCTAAGTTTTACCCCAGTTCAGTTTGGGCATATTGTTTTTGCAGAACATCTCCAATCTTCCTAATGCAGTTGAATCATGTGGAACGTTTTATCCAGGGCATTCCTCTCTGATGCACCTATCATGTAGGAATATTGTGGCCTAGCCAGATGGGTTTTCTTCATAGGGTCCTTTTAATGGCATCTCATTTAGTTGTTTCTCTGTAGGTTAATGTTTTTGGTTGCTTGTTCTCCTCTTTTATCATCGTTCGTGGAGAGCTGCAAGCATTGACTTTTCCACAGGAAGTGTGATTTCCTCAGGAAGTGCTTCATGAAGTCTGAGTAGGTAATCCCCTGATGATGTTTAAAGAATCCTTTATATGGGGGCCGCGGGGGAAGGTTCCATGAAGAGGAATAAATCTCTAAGCCAACAGATGTGTCCTCTTCATTCACATTTACGCCTTGAAGGATTTTTATGACTGGTCTAATTTCATGTCATCAGTGACCTCTTTCTACTTCTTGGGCTCAACTTTTCAATAATGTCTCTGACTTATTACACtccaaacaattttttataataataatatgctttaTAAACGGGCATAGAAACCCTGTACAaaattacaatatataaaaaaaatataatacatatgtATCGATATTGTTGTGGAAACTTCATTGAGATGTGCctgtcaggggcggatccagtatttttttctggggtggatgagaggggggcacaagggtatgacaggtcttctcatatttgagattaaaaacaaaatagaaaaattactgaagaaaataatattttattggtcacagaaaagatatgaatatacatatataggacccgtcaagaaaacataaaaagcaaatcaaaagtacaaagaaactcacaatatattataatacatatgtatattacattaATTGCAAGGCATtctcaaagaatt
It encodes the following:
- the LOC124166490 gene encoding uncharacterized protein LOC124166490 — encoded protein: MGSLLSPLIANFFMEDFEEKALATVPLRPKCFFRYVDDTFIVWPHGPDTLNQFLDHMNSQHPNIEFAMETEKDNRIPFLDILIYRKGNGRLGHSVYRKPTHTDLYLNGRSHHHPSQKAAVMSTLIHRAKSICDSESLPKELLHLKKTFQQNGHNGRDISKALKRAFTIHNTATKEEGEKPIAFAGLPFVSTVSCKIARILKRPVGFPLEQLYVKTKVVDNFL